A portion of the Salminus brasiliensis chromosome 11, fSalBra1.hap2, whole genome shotgun sequence genome contains these proteins:
- the bloc1s3 gene encoding biogenesis of lysosome-related organelles complex 1 subunit 3 → MESRKVAVVVQGEADETDSDSDQEVFMTSVRPSSGLTVPGEASETDSEEEAEPWRPEPARTSQTSPNSLIFQPDLPPLVVMRSPEVVSLCGTDDGRGLKAESAGQNTLLQQKLQESNARLCADVQHSLKLLYQGASRDIRTATTHLNNSQNSIINTSHSIRLILEDLRAVSEKIDIITSCNLLPNITLPSQPTS, encoded by the coding sequence aTGGAGAGCAGGAAGGTGGCAGTGGTGGTCCAGGGTGAGGCGGACGAGACAGACTCGGACTCGGATCAGGAGGTCTTCATGACTTCAGTGAGACCCTCCTCTGGACTCACGGTTCCTGGAGAGGCTTCAGAGACCGACAGCGAAGAAGAAGCAGAGCCGTGGAGACCAGAACCCGCCCGAACCTCTCAGACCTCCCCAAACTCTCTGATATTCCAGCCTGACCTGCCACCTCTGGTGGTCATGCGCAGCCCGGAGGTGGTCTCCCTGTGTGGGACGGATGACGGGAGAGGTCTGAAGGCAGAGTCCGCAGGTCAGAACACTCTGCTGCAGCAGAAGCTGCAGGAGAGCAACGCTCGGCTCTGCGCTGACGTCCAGCACAGCCTGAAGCTGCTCTACCAGGGAGCCTCCCGGGACATCAGAACAGCCACGACCCACCTGAACAACTCCCAGAACAGCATCATCAACACCTCCCACAGCATCCGCCTCATCCTGGAGGACCTTAGAGCCGTCTCCGAGAAGATCGACATCATCACCAGCTGTAATCTTCTCCCGAACATCACCCTTCCCAGCCAGCCGACATCCTAA